Below is a window of Tolypothrix bouteillei VB521301 DNA.
TGAAATACTACTTCAGTAGGCTGACACGACCAGTATCTAGATCGTAATAACCACCCACCATAATGAGTTTTTTCTCAAGAATTAATTGCGAGAGCAGTGGAGATGTTTTCAACTTTTCTATTTGTGTTGCAATGTTGGCTTTACAGGCATTTTCTAATTTGTCTCCCGGTAGATTTTTGGCTGATTCTATACCTGGTTTAATAGCAGCCAGTAAAGTAGCAATTTGACCGGGAACTGGGGTACCTTTGAGTGTGGCTTCTACCGCACCACATCTTTTATGCCCCAGCACCATAATGACTTTTGAACCTAATACTACACTGCCAAATTCCAGACTGCCAGTTTCTTCTGGCGTAGCAATATTACCAGCTACACGACATACAAATAAATCCCCAAATCCTTGGTCAAAGATAATCTCCGAAGGAACCCGTGAATCGGCACAACCGAGAATAGAAGCAAACGGTTTCTGACCTTTGGCAACTTCTACTAGACGTGCAGAAGTTTGATTGGGGTTTTTTCGTTTTCTTGTAACAAATCGTTCATTTCCTTCTATAAGGAGTTGCAGGGCTTGCTCGGGAGTAACATCATCTTTGGCAACTGCTTTTTGCGGAAAAACTAAATCAGAGCCTACTCCTGCTGTTACGACTCCCGTACCTACTACTCCTGCACCTAACTTCAGTAAATTTCTTCTGGAGACTATTCTTTTCATTGTCTTCTCTCTACGGATTAATCTGCCCATCTTCAAAAAATTGCAGCAAAACAAGACGCAGTTGTCAATGAACAACTGTTCCTTTCAAGCATTGTTATTATGGAAACTAAGACAAATTCATTTTTGCTTAATCTTATTAGGAATAGATTAGCCTTTATGGGTATCACAAGGAAATATATTGGCTAGATAATTAAACAATGGTTACTCTAATAAATTCTTATGCTTTAATTATCTGATGATATATATTAGTTTAAATCTATGATCGTTGACAGAAGATAGCTCGACAATAATTATATTCTTTATGGTAAATATAAAGATTTGTTAAAATAATTGGACATATTGTTAGAAGCGGATAGTAAATCTTAAGCAATACGGTTGGTGTTTGTAGTATTCGATACTGATATATGATCCTAACCTGCCATCACAAGGCAAGAGGAGAGAGTCTAACTAAACCTTTTTATCTTATGATGTGCGATACTCCGACTCATGAAAAGCAATCGGGATAGTTAAGCTGTCGTGCATATAATTTGCAGATTCTCAAACTAGGGAAAAATGAGTCAAACCCTCACCCTCTCGGTCAACATGAGAAAATTAAAGTCAGCACAGCTTAGCACCTACTTGACGAGCGGTTTCTCAAACAGTATCTATATGCACAGACAGATTGCTATCGAATAAATAAAGAGGGGCTTGTCTTTTTTCAGGGAAAAGAATAAAATAATAAAAAGTAATAGGGTATACAGAATCTCTACATTTAACGCCTACTTGACTCTTGTCTGAGTTCAAGTGAGTTTTTATTAATTTATGCAAATTTATCTTGCCTCAAAGCAATGTAAGCCTACAGGTAAGCGGGTTTATATCGAGTACAGAAATACTTATTCCCCTCCCCCATAAATACTAGTCCCCCCGCCCTGAAAATACTAGTCCCCCTACCCCAACAACAATTTTAAGGCTTTATGGGGCGCGGGTTTGAGGCGAGTGAGTACAACCTTAATCAATCCAATAAATACAATCAGCATCGACGGGACAAGCATTTTTAGAGCCATCTGGTATAAGCAGAAAACATAACCGCATACGGCTCTTTTCACCAAACAGTACCGATGCAACAGTCCCTCGAGCATATCCAAAATTCCAAATCTACAAAAATGCCGGTATTTGCCACTGTCAACTTACTCAGAGCAATCTGGACTGGCATTTTTTTTGAACCACTCTTAACGGATTTTCGCATCATATTTGAGCGAGACCCAGCCGCACGGAACTGGTTAGAAGTGCTTTTTTGCTACCCTGGGTTTCATGCACTTTGCTTGCATCGTATTGCCCACTGGCTACACCGTCAGAAAGTGACTTTTCTCCCCCGCTTTATTTCTTATTTGGGGCGATTTTTTACTGGAATTGAAATTCATCCTGGAGCAGAAATAGGCAAAGGTGTATTTATCGACCACGGTGTGGGAGTTGTCATTGGCGAAACTGCCATAGTTGGAGACTATAGTTTGATTTACCAAGGCGTCACCCTTGGAGGAACAGGCAAAGAAAGCGGTAAGCGCCATCCTACTTTAGGTAAAAACGTTGTTGTAGGCGCTGGGGCAAAGGTCTTGGGCAATATTCGTATTGAAGATCGCGTCCGTATAGGTGCGGGTTCGGTTGTTTTGCGGGATGTCCCTTCAGATTCTACTGTTGTAGGAATTCCAGGTCGTATTATTTCCCACAAGCAAGAAAAACCCCTTTCTCCCTTAGAGCATGGCAAGCTACCCGATCTAGAAGCTCGCATGATTCGCTCATTGGTAGAGCGTATTGAGCAACTCGAACAAAGGCTGCAAACCTTTCACTCATCAGCAAAGGAAAAAGAATTGGTAACTAAGGAACATTAATTATGTTGCAACCTTGTAGAGAGCAAAATTCTTTCGAGCATATTCTTCAGATTCCTGTATGCGATCGCTGGCGAATCTATCACCGCTTGCAAGAATTGATGATTCCCTGTTGGTGTCTTCCTGATGGTTCTCTGCGAGTACAAATTGATGGATGTCTGACAGCATGTCTCGTTCGCAGTACTGTCTTGCAATTGGTAGCAACTCGTCAAGAATTAATTGATTGGTTGGAGCAATGCTGGGAGGCTTAAATGATTGGGGTATGGGTGTGTTGCTGATAAATTCAAGCGTGTGAGATTGAGTTATGAATCATTACAGTAATACACAATTCATCAATTTTTTACAAAAGGAGCTTTTACTAACTGCGGGCGATATTGCGATCGCACTGAAAAAACATGAGTTAAATAACGAACCATTAACGATGCTGCTCTGGCAGTATGGATTAGTTGATATAGAACAGTTAGAACGTATTTTGGATTGGTTGGAAGACCAACCAGTGACTGACTATTGGTAACCAAATTTGTTCTAACCAAATGTGGATTGGTTGAAAAACTACCAATAAATGATTTCTCATTGCAAATTGTAGTGAGAATAACTGCAAGTGAGCCAACAAAACGATTAAAAAAGAGAGAGGTCTATTATGATTTCAAGTTTAATTGCTGGATTGAGCTTATTAATTTTATCAGGAGTTGCTAATACCTATATTAGCTATTTGCTGTTTGGTGAAGAAAAAGCACCAACAGATAAAAAGAATGTGTAATTTATTATGCTTGTACATTACATATTTATGAGAGTAGTTAGTAGCCAATAGCCATTAACAACTAACAACTAACAACTAACAACTAACAACTAACATTCTCACCTATAGGTTTTCAACTCATGAATCAAATTCTAATTAATGACACCACCTTGCGCGATGGCGAACAAGCCGCTGGAGTCGCTTTTAACTTACAAGAGAAAGCCGCGATCGCACAATTTCTGGACGCCATTGGCGTTCACGAGATAGAAGTTGGCATTCCTGCAATGGGAGAGGAAGAAACCCGAGCAATATCGGCTATTCGCAACTTAGATTTGCAAGCCAAACTTTTAGGTTGGAACCGTGCTGTCATATCAGATATTGAAGCATCTATAGCTTGTGGATTGAAGCGAGTACACATTTCCGTACCTGTATCCGGAATTCAAATTACTGCAAAATTTCAAGGTCAGTGGCGGGTTACACTACAACAACTTAGAGATAGCATTAGCTTCGCCGTTGATAAAGGGCTTTGGGTAGCTGTTGGAGGAGAAGACTCTTCGCGATCTGACGAGAGTTTTCTCCTAGATGTCGCCAACTATGCCCAAGAATGGGGTGCATCGCGATTTCGCTTTTGCGACACTGTTGGCATTCTTGACCCCTTCACCACTTACTACAAAGTGAAACGGTTGGTCACAGCATTATCAATTCCTGTAGAAATACACACCCACAATGACTTTGGGTTGGCTACCGCCAATGCTCTTGCAGGAATTAAAGCTGGAGCCACATCCGTAAATACAACTGTTAACGGACTTGGTGAAAGGGCTGGAAATGCAGCATTAGAAGAAGTTGTCATGTCTCTCAAACGCATCTACGGCGTCAATTTAGGCATTGACACTCCTCGTTTATTAGAACTATCCCGACTTGTTGCTCGAGCATCAGGCTCTAGCGTACCGCCTTGGAAAGCAATTGTCGGTGAAAATACCTTTGCTCATGAAGCAGGTATCCACGCTCACGGCGTATTGCAAAACCCCTCCACTTATGAACCTTTTGCTCCAGAAGAGGTAGGGTGGGAACGGCGATTGGTTGTGGGCAAACATTCTGGCAGACACTTAGTATCGAACGTTTTGCAGCAACACGGTATCTTCTTAAACTCAGAAGAAACCAAATCTGTATTAGAAGCAGTGCGGCAAGAGTCAGTCGAGAAAAAACGCAGCTTAACGGTGCAAGAACTGTTGAATTTAGCAAAAGAGCAACAGAGGTACTCTCATGCAATTGGATGAACTAGAACTAGGTCTAGAACCAGTCTTTGAGATAGGAGATAAAGTCCGACTTCGCAAATTAATCAAAAACGATGGCACTTTTCCCGGACTAGAAATAGGAACAGTCCTCGCCAAGAAAGGAGATATTGGCTATGTCGTCAGCGTAGGAACTTTCTTACAAAGATCCTACATTTATGCCGTTCATTTTCTTCAAACTACGGGGTATGTCGTAGGTTGTCGCAAAGGTGAACTAGAACTTGTTGAGGAAAGCCAAGAAAACGCCTCTCCTGACGGGGAATGAGAACGATTGATTATAGTACATCCATAATACCACTAGAAAGCGGGAAAAATACATGAAAGTCATGCTGCGTCAAAATACTGCTGGAAATTTAGTTGTTTACGTTGCCAAGAAAGATTTAGAGGAAGAAGTTGTCAAGCAAACAGAAGGAGCAGACGGCAAGATTTTCACTCTCGCAAATGGCTGGGAACTCTCATTTCCTAATTTGCCAGACCCACTCAAGTTACCTCAAACTGTAGAAGCTAAGCGAATTGCGTAAACTGTCACTTGTCCTTTGTCATTTGTCATGAGTAGTGGTAAATGACTGAGGACTTAGGACGCGAATAATTAAGTTAAATCCTGAATATTGAATATTCAGGATGTTTTGAATGAGCAATTAAACATTGATTCTTGCAATTCACAAGCAAATTTAACGTTTCCAATACATTCTGGTCAATTAATACTTCATCACCCACAAATAAAGCAGCTTCTCTTGTCTGTCTTCCTTCAAGTTGAATAATGATAAGCCCAGTTAAGCTAGCCTCTCCTTACATCTTGCACCAAGGTATTAATACTGAATTTTTATGTACTCAATAAACATATGTTTTTATCAATAACACCAAAAATCGGAATTTATAGCCTGCGAAGCGCCCTCTTCGTTTGTATAGCCTCACCCAACGAGAGTGTAGGTGCAAGATATAAGTCTCCCTGCCTACCATCAGGGTACTAAATTTAGTCTTCAGAGGGCTTTAACTGACTTTAGCTATAAGCTTAACTTTTAGCTTATAGCTACCCATGCTATAAAGCATATATTTTATCTATATATTATACAATATCTAATTAAGAATCATTATAAGTCTTTTGGATAAAAATCCATCTATCAGGAGAAGGTTTCCGAAATCAGACAAATATTTGTAAACTGAGTGGTGTCACGCTGATGAAAGAAACAAACACTTACCATGACTGACAACAAACTTGCATCACGCCTTTATCCTACCCGTATTGATATTCCCGCAGACGCACGCTCCAAGATAGTTGCAATTCTCAACCAAACTCTAGCAGCCACTTCAGATTTAAAATCTCAAACAAAACAAGCACACTGGAATGTCAAAGGGACTGACTTCTATCAATTGCACGAATTATTTGATGAAATTGCAGGTGAGTTAGAAGAATTTATCGATCTAGTTGCTGAACGTATTACTGCTTTGGGTGGTTATGCTTGCGGAACTGTACGCATGGCAGCTGCAAGTTCTATTTTGCCAGAGTATCCTACAGAGATTATCGCTGGAATGGAGCACGTTACTGCTTTGGCGGATCGCTTTGGACCTTATGCCAAGCATTTGCGTGAAGCGATCGACAAAACCAACGATTTAGGCGATGCTGACACCGCTGACCTGTACACCGAAGTTTCTCGCACTATCGACAAGCGCCTCTGGTTCCTTGATGCTCATTTACAAGCAGCTGCAAATAATTCTGGAAATGGTGCTCCAGCTACTGCTCAAAATCTGGACAGAACTGCTGCTAGAGTATGAAGTGTAAAGAATGAAGGATAAAGTTATTTCCCAATTTTTTATCTCTCTGTGCTGCTGTAGTTTAATAAATTCTTTTTTAAGCGCAGAGGCGCAGAGGAAAGAGAGCTTTTTTGTCTAAAAATTTAGTTCATTTTTACAAGGCTAGGTGGGCAATACCCACCTTTTCTGTTTTTTGAGGTCTTACTCCCTTTGCAACTTTAATACGATGTTTTGATAATACCTAGCTGGATGCCTAAGCCCTGTGATTGCAGCGCAGAATTATACGATTTAGCCTCTTCCAGTCTTAACAGTACCATCGGGCATGATGGTGTTATTAAAGAAAGCGTCTTTGGCATTGAAACACCACGAAGCGCCACTCAAATCAACTCCACTCAAATCACTAATTTCAAAATCTCTCTCCCGAGCAGCATATCTTTCCAACAATTCTTCAACTTCCAACCTTGGCAAAAATTCTTTGCTTTACTCTCAATCTATGATTCATACAACAATTATCCTTGAATCACGTAGTATAAAAGATTAGGCACGAGCGTTCCTCCAATCGGATGATTTTCCACCATTTGATTCAGCAGGGCTTGACTTAGAGTGCGCTCTAAGTTCTAAGGTGAAACTATGTTTCTCTCGGTGAGTCCCATGCAAACCCTGACGATTCAACAGGTTGCCCAGCAAACGGGCTTAACGGTTCACACACTGCGGTACTACGAACGCAATGGCTTACTGGAGCCAGTCGATCGCGCTAGCAGTGGGCATCGTCGCTATTCGGCACAAGACATTGCCCGCATCGAGTTTCTGACTCGCCTGCGGGCAACCGGAATGCCAATTCGGCAGATGCAGGAATTTGCCCGACTGTTTCGAGAGCGACCAGAGGCAATTGGCTCCCGCCGCAAGCTGCTAGAAGCCCACGAGCAACAGGTACAGGCACACATTCAAGAACTGAGGAGCAACCTGGAAATGATTCAGTGGAAGATTGGCTATTACAAGGGATTGGAAGCCCGTCACCAGACGGATGCAACCGATTCCTATTCAGAAGCAAACGAACGCCAGAAATGTCTGGCGGCAGGACGAGCTTTTATGTTGGAACGCGCTCTCCAACAGGTAGATGTTGAAGCAGAAGTTGAACCTCAATCCAACGAAGCGTCTGGTTCCTTGCATGAGAGCAAATTTCAATCATAACGCTGAATGTTCTTTTTACTCTAGAGCTACAGCGTTCAACTTCACCTATTGAGTGTGGTCTGTAAACGGCATACCTCACTGGTTAGCATTGCGCTGAAATTAACCTTCACAACAATGGAGAATTCACAATGAATTTGCAAAACAAAGTCGCTTTGGTGACAGGTGGAAGTTCGGGGATTGGGCGAATCAGAAGAAGTGGCAGAAGCGGTAGTCTGGCTTTGCTCCGATGCTGCGTCTTACATCACAGGACAGACGATCGCTGTTGATGGCGGCTTTGCCATGCCTGGTTTTCGCGGTTCTTGAATCGGCTAAAAGCAAGACCTGACAGAAATAACTAACTAATACTGAAATACAAAGCGCAAAGGTTGGCAAGAATTGGTTCATTACACACATTAGGAGAAACTATGAATGACTCTCTACTGACGATCGTTGCTCGTATTAAAGCAAAACCTGGAATGGAAGACCGAATGCGGCAAGACTTACTGGGTTTACTTGCGACCACTCGTGCAGAGTCGGGTTGCATCACCTTTGACTTATTGAAAGACATAAATGAGCCAACGGTTTTTGTGCTGTACGAAAACTGGAAAGATCGGGCAGCTCTCGATGCTCACTTTGAGCAGCCTTACGTGAAACAGGTTTTGCAAGCTTATGAGGAGACGTTGGCGGAACCGATCGAAGTTTTGTCTCTGAGAAAAATTGAACCATCATGACTGCGATTTGTGGGAATGGTAAATATTCCTTAATTTGGACAGTTTTATCGCCCCAGTTTCCATAAAGCCAAAAGTAATGCTGGCTAGAGATTACAGATTATTTGCAGTTTTAAAGGCATGAGTTTTTATACTGATGCCGATCTGCATAGAGGTAGCTTGACGTTTGGTAAATACTAGCATTTAATCTATCCTGAGTTGACTTTCTGCCAAAACTGGATGCTCCCGAGGTAATCAAGCTAGACTGGGTAAATCCTTGTAGCGTTGAAACCACTCTTCCAAATAGTTGGGGTATTTTTTATTCCCATCCTTTTTTCTGGCATTTATATTTCTTATCCCGTATTTTTACATTTTTACAAAAATCTTCAGTAGTTCGACATTCCCTTTGAGTTGCAGCAGGTAGGTTATCTCCACCAAATCTAAATACTTGGTCACAAAAACGCTTACTTTTTATTTCAGGTGGTTCTGTTAATTTATCAGTAATGTGTACTTTAATAGAAGCGGAATAATATGGATATATAATAATTATGTTTAAACTTAATAATACAACTATTAATATCCGTTCCCAAGGAGAAAGCTTTGTTGCTTTAATCCTTTTTTCTATTTTTGATAAAAAATTCATGTAATAACAAAGAGATAAAGTATTTTAAATTGCTTCAAGAACCAGAGTTTTCACGGGATGCTCTAAAAAGCCAAGTTATAAATAGGGAATAGCCGACTGAGATACTATCCATTCCATAAATGGTTAATTATTGCAAACAGGAAGCTCATCCAATAGATTCAAGACAATAGTTCCGTTGACTTCATCAACAGATTTATTAAAGAAAAATTTCAAACACCAATTGGTATCAAAAAATTTTAATTTTTGGATGTATATTTTTACATTTATGTTTTCTTGATTTTCTACTTCTTGTCCTTTCACTAACTCTAAGTAACTATCTTTAATAGTTTCGTAGATTGCATCAAAAAGCTTGTCTGGAAAACTTTTAACAGTGGGAAGTCCAACTAGCATACTGACTTAACTTTTATACAACGCTATCATTCTGGCACAAGTTTTTGAAAATGGGTCGCGTCCCGAAGACCTGAGCAACCAAGCACTCGGTTTTAGAGGTAAGAAGAGAGTAGTATCTTTTTGGTAAGTACGGCACTTTGAAGTGCGTACTTTTCATTTTAAATATACATATCTTAAGATAAAGATAGTTAAAAAAGAGTTGCCAGAAGACTGGTTGTAATGCTTGCTTATTCAAGAAAGTTGCCTACATTAATTGTAAATTTTTAAGCGGAGGAAAAAACTTATGGCTGTTAATTCTAAAACACATCTCATTCACGATCGCAACGCACGCGGTCAAAGCAAAACAGGCTGGTTGGATAGCCGTCACACATTTTCCTTTGGTAGTTTTTACGATCCCAGTCGCATGGGCTTTCGTTCTTTAAGAGTGATTAATGACGATCGCGTTGTTCCCGGTGCAGGTTTTCCAACCCACGGACACAAAGATATGGAAATCCTCACCTATGTTTTGGAAGGAGCGGTAGAGCATAAAGATAGTTTGGGTAATGGCTCAGTCATACGTCCGGGTGACGCGCAAATTATGAGCGCCGGTACTGGTATTCTGCACAGCGAGTATAATCCTTCTGAAACAGAGCCAGTCCATTTTCTCCAAATTTGGATTATTCCTAACAAACAAGGGTTGCAACCAAGATACGAACAAAAAAGTTTTCCGATTGAAGAAAAACGCGGAAAGCTGCGTTTGATTGGTGCAAAAGATGGACGTGATGGTGCAGTGACTATTTACCAAGATGTTGATTTATACACATCTGTTCTAGATGCTGGTGATGTTATCAACTATCACGTTCAACCCAATCGTTATGCTTGGTTGCACTTGGCTCAAGGCGTAGCAACGTTGAACGGAGAAGAACTCCGAGCAGGCGATGGAGTACAAATTAACGGAGAGGAAAAACTCGAAATTAGTACAGATGTAGGCGCAGAAATCTTGCTCTTCGATCTGGGCTAATGTATCCGGTTGAGAGAGTCTATCTATCTTACACAACTCAATTTTCTCCTATAGGACGGGCAAAATGCCCGTCCTAACTTTATAATCGTGCTAACGGAACTGCATTGCGTTATAACAGAAGGATTAATAGTAATCTATATTATCAATGAAATATGTAATTATACGTAAACTCAAAAGATTTTGGAAAGCCGATCGACAACTGATAAGAGTTAGGAATGATTTACTGCAAACAAAACGCCTCCGGTATTTGATATTAGGGATTTTAGCTATACTGAGCCTCATGTTAACTCAAGGCAATTTATTCTTTGGAATCCAAATACCAAAAACTTTAGCAGCCACACCAGATCGACTTGATGTTTCACGATCGCCTACTGCATTAGTAGCAGTTGGAAAACAACACTATCAGAATGGAGAATTTGCCTTAGCGATCGCCAAATGGCAGCAAGGACAACAAGCGTTTGCCATCTCAGGCGACAATCTCAACCAAGCAGCCGTATTAAGTAACTTGGCATTAGCTTACCAGCAGTTAGGTCAATGGAAGCAAGCTTACGAATCGATAGAACAGAGTCTCAGCATCCTGCAAAATACAAAATTTTCTCAAGCCAAGTCTTTACTGGCAGCTGCGCTCCTTATTCAAGGAAGTTTACAATTATCACAGGGTCAGGCACAACAAGCTCTTACGACTTGGGAAAACGCGGCTGTTATCTACAAACAAACAGAAGATAAAGCAGGGTTGAGTCGTTGCTTGCTCAATCAAACTCTAGCCTTACGAGCGTTAGGGCTTTACCCGCGTGCTAGGAAGATACTAGAACAGGTGAATCAAACTTTGCATTCTGAAGCTGACTTGCAACTGAAATTTGCGAGCTTGCTGAATTTAGGCGAGACTCTACGAGTCATGGGAGAATTAGAAACCTCTCAGGAAGCACTGCAACAAGCTTTGACAATAGCACAAAAACTCAACTTGAAAGCGGATATGGCTGTGGTGTGGATGAACTTGGGTAACAATGCGCGATCGCAAAAATTGCCAGACAAAGCGTTCCAATACTACCAACAAGCCATAGCCGCATCACCATCAGCAACAATCAAACTGCAAGCACAGCTCGATCGACTGCATCTGCTTGTAGAAACTGAAAAATGGCAAGATGCACGAACACTTATAGAGGAAATTCAACCGCAACTTGAAAATTTTTTACCAGCCAACCGCCTATCCATTTATGCTAGGGTCAATTTTGCCCAAAGCCTAATGAAAACTTGTCAAAACCATACTTCTCGTTGTACAAATCAAATTCTAGCAGCTAAAATTTTGGCGATCGCTGCCCGACAAGCTGAAGATATCTCTGACTACCGGGCTGCTTCTTATGCTTTGGGTTCTTTAGGCGAAATTTACGAACAAACACAACAGTGGTCTGAGGCACAAAAGTTAACTGAAAAAGCACTCCTGCTGGCACAAAGCAGCCATGCTTCCGATATTGCCTATCGCTGGCATTGGCAGAACGGACGACTG
It encodes the following:
- a CDS encoding carbonic anhydrase, with the translated sequence MKRIVSRRNLLKLGAGVVGTGVVTAGVGSDLVFPQKAVAKDDVTPEQALQLLIEGNERFVTRKRKNPNQTSARLVEVAKGQKPFASILGCADSRVPSEIIFDQGFGDLFVCRVAGNIATPEETGSLEFGSVVLGSKVIMVLGHKRCGAVEATLKGTPVPGQIATLLAAIKPGIESAKNLPGDKLENACKANIATQIEKLKTSPLLSQLILEKKLIMVGGYYDLDTGRVSLLK
- the cysE gene encoding serine O-acetyltransferase, with amino-acid sequence MQQSLEHIQNSKSTKMPVFATVNLLRAIWTGIFFEPLLTDFRIIFERDPAARNWLEVLFCYPGFHALCLHRIAHWLHRQKVTFLPRFISYLGRFFTGIEIHPGAEIGKGVFIDHGVGVVIGETAIVGDYSLIYQGVTLGGTGKESGKRHPTLGKNVVVGAGAKVLGNIRIEDRVRIGAGSVVLRDVPSDSTVVGIPGRIISHKQEKPLSPLEHGKLPDLEARMIRSLVERIEQLEQRLQTFHSSAKEKELVTKEH
- a CDS encoding Asr1405/Asl0597 family protein, with the translated sequence MLQPCREQNSFEHILQIPVCDRWRIYHRLQELMIPCWCLPDGSLRVQIDGCLTACLVRSTVLQLVATRQELIDWLEQCWEA
- a CDS encoding DUF2949 domain-containing protein encodes the protein MNHYSNTQFINFLQKELLLTAGDIAIALKKHELNNEPLTMLLWQYGLVDIEQLERILDWLEDQPVTDYW
- the nifV gene encoding homocitrate synthase translates to MNQILINDTTLRDGEQAAGVAFNLQEKAAIAQFLDAIGVHEIEVGIPAMGEEETRAISAIRNLDLQAKLLGWNRAVISDIEASIACGLKRVHISVPVSGIQITAKFQGQWRVTLQQLRDSISFAVDKGLWVAVGGEDSSRSDESFLLDVANYAQEWGASRFRFCDTVGILDPFTTYYKVKRLVTALSIPVEIHTHNDFGLATANALAGIKAGATSVNTTVNGLGERAGNAALEEVVMSLKRIYGVNLGIDTPRLLELSRLVARASGSSVPPWKAIVGENTFAHEAGIHAHGVLQNPSTYEPFAPEEVGWERRLVVGKHSGRHLVSNVLQQHGIFLNSEETKSVLEAVRQESVEKKRSLTVQELLNLAKEQQRYSHAIG
- a CDS encoding nitrogen fixation protein NifZ, which translates into the protein MQLDELELGLEPVFEIGDKVRLRKLIKNDGTFPGLEIGTVLAKKGDIGYVVSVGTFLQRSYIYAVHFLQTTGYVVGCRKGELELVEESQENASPDGE
- the nifT gene encoding putative nitrogen fixation protein NifT, with protein sequence MKVMLRQNTAGNLVVYVAKKDLEEEVVKQTEGADGKIFTLANGWELSFPNLPDPLKLPQTVEAKRIA
- the dps gene encoding DNA starvation/stationary phase protection protein Dps, which encodes MTDNKLASRLYPTRIDIPADARSKIVAILNQTLAATSDLKSQTKQAHWNVKGTDFYQLHELFDEIAGELEEFIDLVAERITALGGYACGTVRMAAASSILPEYPTEIIAGMEHVTALADRFGPYAKHLREAIDKTNDLGDADTADLYTEVSRTIDKRLWFLDAHLQAAANNSGNGAPATAQNLDRTAARV
- a CDS encoding MerR family transcriptional regulator, coding for MFLSVSPMQTLTIQQVAQQTGLTVHTLRYYERNGLLEPVDRASSGHRRYSAQDIARIEFLTRLRATGMPIRQMQEFARLFRERPEAIGSRRKLLEAHEQQVQAHIQELRSNLEMIQWKIGYYKGLEARHQTDATDSYSEANERQKCLAAGRAFMLERALQQVDVEAEVEPQSNEASGSLHESKFQS
- a CDS encoding SDR family oxidoreductase, translating into MEVRGLGESEEVAEAVVWLCSDAASYITGQTIAVDGGFAMPGFRGS
- a CDS encoding putative quinol monooxygenase, with translation MNDSLLTIVARIKAKPGMEDRMRQDLLGLLATTRAESGCITFDLLKDINEPTVFVLYENWKDRAALDAHFEQPYVKQVLQAYEETLAEPIEVLSLRKIEPS
- a CDS encoding pirin family protein; amino-acid sequence: MAVNSKTHLIHDRNARGQSKTGWLDSRHTFSFGSFYDPSRMGFRSLRVINDDRVVPGAGFPTHGHKDMEILTYVLEGAVEHKDSLGNGSVIRPGDAQIMSAGTGILHSEYNPSETEPVHFLQIWIIPNKQGLQPRYEQKSFPIEEKRGKLRLIGAKDGRDGAVTIYQDVDLYTSVLDAGDVINYHVQPNRYAWLHLAQGVATLNGEELRAGDGVQINGEEKLEISTDVGAEILLFDLG
- a CDS encoding CHAT domain-containing protein; this translates as MKYVIIRKLKRFWKADRQLIRVRNDLLQTKRLRYLILGILAILSLMLTQGNLFFGIQIPKTLAATPDRLDVSRSPTALVAVGKQHYQNGEFALAIAKWQQGQQAFAISGDNLNQAAVLSNLALAYQQLGQWKQAYESIEQSLSILQNTKFSQAKSLLAAALLIQGSLQLSQGQAQQALTTWENAAVIYKQTEDKAGLSRCLLNQTLALRALGLYPRARKILEQVNQTLHSEADLQLKFASLLNLGETLRVMGELETSQEALQQALTIAQKLNLKADMAVVWMNLGNNARSQKLPDKAFQYYQQAIAASPSATIKLQAQLDRLHLLVETEKWQDARTLIEEIQPQLENFLPANRLSIYARVNFAQSLMKTCQNHTSRCTNQILAAKILAIAARQAEDISDYRAASYALGSLGEIYEQTQQWSEAQKLTEKALLLAQSSHASDIAYRWHWQNGRLLKVQGEYQKAILAYNEAVNTLSLIRNDLVASNLDLQFSFRESVEPVYRELAQLLLQPSPTQTEVSQENLKQARKAIESLQLAELDNYFREACLNGTPVQIDRLDSQAAVIYPIILSDRLEVVLSLPNQSLRHYATAIPQTQLETRIDEMLRSLRRTSLKRERLKISQEFYDLLIRPAQNDLKTNNIKTLAFVLDGAMKNLPMAALYDGKQYLIEQYRLALSPGLQLFVPSAKEHHQLKILVGGLSESRQGFIPLPGVESEVKQIKSEIPSQVLFNQAFTSTTFAQQIGNNPFPVVHLATHGQFSSNAKDTFVLTWDNRINVKQLGDLLQKREGDSHTPIELLVLSACQTAQGDKRAALGLAGVAIRSGARSTLASLWSVDDRSTSVFMAEFYKQLSHTGVSKAEAVRRAQLQLLKQQEFQHPFYWAPFVLVGNWL